One part of the Terriglobales bacterium genome encodes these proteins:
- a CDS encoding antibiotic biosynthesis monooxygenase: MIQIVWEFQVPEGKREDFERHYASDGTWAEFFKRDSAYRGTQLLRDMNDPCRYFTIDTWDDEDSYGAFRVMHHKEYTALDQEMEALTESEKRLGVFQST, encoded by the coding sequence ATGATCCAGATTGTCTGGGAGTTCCAAGTCCCTGAAGGGAAACGCGAGGACTTCGAGCGCCACTACGCGAGCGACGGCACCTGGGCGGAGTTCTTCAAGCGCGACTCTGCTTACCGGGGCACACAATTGCTTCGCGATATGAACGATCCATGCCGCTACTTCACCATCGACACCTGGGACGACGAGGATTCCTACGGTGCCTTCCGCGTCATGCATCACAAGGAGTACACCGCCCTAGACCAGGAAATGGAGGCGCTGACCGAATCCGAGAAGAGGCTGGGAGTTTTTCAGTCCACCTGA
- a CDS encoding zf-HC2 domain-containing protein has protein sequence MNCSDFLKELTDYLDESLDARTRTELEEHLQWCHNCFVICNTTKKTIEIYRDSQLYELPDHLRTRLRAAIMTKCQNHKKA, from the coding sequence GTGAACTGCTCGGATTTCCTGAAAGAGCTGACAGACTATCTCGACGAAAGCCTCGACGCCCGCACACGGACCGAGTTGGAAGAGCATTTGCAGTGGTGCCACAACTGCTTCGTCATCTGCAACACCACCAAGAAGACCATCGAAATCTACCGCGACTCACAACTTTACGAATTACCCGACCATCTCCGCACTCGGCTGCGCGCCGCCATCATGACCAAGTGCCAGAACCACAAGAAGGCCTAG
- a CDS encoding DUF3467 domain-containing protein: MAFPAQPNIKLVNTAEYRENYANSVQVRVNVWDFFLVFGTLQQSTETEVEVRNFQGVYLSPQQAKALMSILQQNVSQYEKTFGDIKLDPHLAVPGGVN; encoded by the coding sequence ATGGCCTTTCCTGCGCAACCCAATATCAAGCTCGTCAACACCGCTGAATATCGCGAAAACTATGCCAACAGCGTACAGGTGCGAGTCAATGTCTGGGACTTTTTTCTCGTCTTCGGCACCCTGCAGCAGTCCACCGAGACCGAGGTCGAAGTGCGCAATTTCCAGGGCGTGTACCTCAGCCCGCAACAAGCCAAGGCGCTGATGAGCATCCTGCAGCAGAACGTCTCGCAGTACGAAAAGACCTTCGGCGACATCAAGCTCGATCCGCACCTGGCGGTTCCCGGCGGCGTCAACTGA
- a CDS encoding uracil-DNA glycosylase, translating into MPAWLEQLNKEVVACTRCPRLVDHCRNVAREKRRAYREWEYWGKPVPGFGDPNARVLILGLAPGAHGSNRTGRPFTGDSSGMFMYPVLHATGFASQPNGTHLGDGLKLTDAYITATVRCAPPQNKPTPQEIANCAPFLDRELAGLTKVRVVVALGRIGFDAYLNHLRRRGELKSKKDYVFAHAARYTMPDGKILLASYHPSNQNTQTGKLTEKMFRKIFEQARELVSRDTGRANRSQAAAVSSSS; encoded by the coding sequence ATGCCGGCCTGGTTGGAACAGCTCAATAAAGAAGTCGTAGCGTGCACCCGCTGCCCGCGCCTGGTGGATCACTGTCGCAATGTCGCGCGAGAGAAGCGCCGCGCCTATCGGGAATGGGAATACTGGGGGAAGCCGGTGCCGGGCTTCGGCGATCCCAATGCGCGCGTGCTGATCCTGGGGCTGGCGCCGGGCGCGCACGGGTCCAACCGGACCGGGCGGCCGTTTACGGGCGACTCGTCGGGGATGTTCATGTACCCGGTGCTGCACGCCACCGGGTTCGCCTCGCAGCCGAACGGAACGCACCTTGGCGATGGGCTGAAGCTGACGGATGCCTACATCACCGCGACCGTACGCTGCGCCCCGCCGCAGAACAAGCCCACGCCGCAGGAGATCGCCAATTGCGCGCCGTTTTTGGACCGGGAACTGGCTGGGCTGACGAAGGTCCGCGTGGTGGTCGCGCTGGGGCGGATTGGATTTGATGCCTATCTCAACCACCTGCGCCGCCGCGGCGAGTTGAAGAGCAAGAAAGACTATGTTTTCGCGCACGCAGCGCGCTACACGATGCCGGATGGCAAGATATTGCTCGCTTCCTATCACCCATCCAACCAGAACACGCAAACCGGGAAGCTGACGGAAAAAATGTTCAGGAAGATTTTTGAGCAGGCGCGCGAACTTGTCTCGCGTGACACCGGGAGAGCGAACCGGAGCCAGGCGGCAGCAGTTTCCTCTTCCTCGTAG
- a CDS encoding transglycosylase SLT domain-containing protein, producing the protein MRNRVLAVLTIAIWLATSTALATQTAETAPKTSSKKSTKTSAKTKRKARRKKTVSPQRIRRIRRAFVASSELKPMARQLLENRSPAAYAGVEAYARRHAHDDAGVLANLALGYAHTLDHDPAKAILPLKLAQARAGDLADYTTYLLGSSYQATGQTELAVATLRDFNTRYSDSIFSRDAAVAYANALVASGSAAQAAALLDKYRRPYRSDLEYAYGRALLRAGDTARGADVLRHLYFSTPLAAEAEDAGKLLSASGEIGANYALQKARADQFAQAKRYREAAQEYRSLLPLATPEERPAVEVALAGALHRSGDDRQARQMLESMSLTSSELNGERLFYLGEMARGSNDDERFLSILAQLRQTTPTSSYLEQALLSAGNMFLLRNDYDRAIDCYREIVERFPQGKLAPYAHWKVAWLNLREGRADAARKGFEEQIALYPGSQQVPAAVYWRARLAEEEQNSPKARVYYQKLSQRFRNYYYAELARERLQELKHSSATDSDPVLEKIPPIQLTAAYTRVQPPADDLRAQKAELLQNGGLTEFAIRELRMAAEEEDGASWATAEIARLYRDNGQYYRALQVLKRAVPSYFAMDLEALPRPYWEDLFPRPWWTDVKKYSSNNGLDPFLVASLIRQESEFNPEAISHANAWGLMQVLPSTGKKLAHSMKVHYSNEQLLTPNYNLQLGTRYFRELVDHFNGKVEYALAAYNAGTDRVDSWLSNGKYRDAQEFVESIPFTETREYVQSVLRNATVYKRLYGTP; encoded by the coding sequence GTGCGTAATCGGGTCCTGGCAGTTCTCACCATTGCAATCTGGCTGGCGACGTCCACTGCGCTGGCGACGCAGACGGCGGAAACTGCCCCGAAGACTTCAAGCAAGAAATCCACGAAAACATCGGCCAAGACGAAACGCAAGGCGCGGCGCAAGAAGACGGTAAGCCCGCAGCGCATCCGGCGGATCCGGCGCGCGTTTGTCGCCTCCAGTGAACTGAAGCCGATGGCGCGGCAGTTGCTCGAGAACCGCAGCCCAGCGGCCTACGCCGGTGTGGAAGCATATGCGCGGCGACATGCCCACGATGACGCCGGCGTCCTGGCCAATCTCGCGCTCGGCTATGCGCACACGCTGGATCACGATCCGGCAAAGGCCATTCTGCCGCTAAAGCTGGCGCAGGCGCGAGCCGGCGACCTGGCCGACTACACGACATACCTGCTGGGTTCCTCGTACCAGGCTACGGGCCAGACCGAGCTGGCAGTTGCCACCCTGCGTGACTTCAACACCAGGTATTCGGACTCGATCTTCTCGCGAGATGCCGCAGTGGCTTATGCAAACGCACTGGTTGCGTCCGGCAGCGCGGCACAGGCGGCGGCTCTGCTGGACAAGTACCGCCGTCCTTATCGTTCGGACCTGGAATACGCGTACGGCCGCGCGCTCCTGCGCGCTGGAGACACGGCGCGCGGCGCGGACGTTCTGCGGCACCTTTATTTTTCCACGCCGTTGGCCGCGGAAGCGGAGGATGCAGGCAAGCTGCTGAGCGCCTCCGGCGAGATCGGCGCCAACTACGCGCTGCAGAAGGCCCGCGCCGACCAGTTTGCGCAGGCGAAGCGCTATCGCGAGGCGGCGCAGGAATACCGCTCCTTGTTGCCGCTGGCGACGCCGGAGGAGCGGCCGGCAGTCGAGGTCGCGCTGGCCGGGGCGCTGCACCGCAGCGGGGACGATCGGCAAGCGCGGCAGATGCTGGAATCGATGTCGCTGACTTCGAGCGAGCTCAATGGCGAGCGCTTGTTCTACCTGGGCGAAATGGCGCGCGGGTCGAACGACGACGAACGTTTCCTGAGCATCCTGGCGCAGTTGCGGCAGACTACGCCCACCAGCTCGTACCTGGAGCAAGCATTGCTGAGCGCGGGAAACATGTTCCTGCTGCGCAACGATTACGACCGCGCCATCGATTGCTATCGCGAAATCGTGGAGCGCTTCCCGCAGGGGAAGCTGGCGCCGTACGCGCACTGGAAGGTGGCATGGCTCAATTTGCGGGAAGGACGGGCCGACGCCGCGCGCAAGGGGTTCGAGGAGCAGATCGCACTCTACCCGGGATCGCAACAAGTGCCGGCGGCGGTGTACTGGCGCGCGCGCCTGGCGGAAGAGGAGCAGAACTCGCCCAAGGCCCGCGTGTATTACCAGAAACTCTCGCAACGCTTCCGCAACTATTACTACGCGGAACTTGCGCGCGAGCGCTTGCAGGAGCTGAAACACTCCTCCGCCACCGATAGCGATCCGGTGCTGGAGAAGATTCCGCCAATCCAGCTGACCGCGGCGTATACGCGCGTGCAGCCTCCCGCGGATGACTTGCGGGCGCAGAAGGCGGAGCTGTTGCAGAACGGCGGCCTGACCGAGTTCGCCATCCGAGAGTTGAGGATGGCGGCCGAGGAAGAAGACGGTGCGTCGTGGGCGACGGCGGAGATAGCGCGGTTGTACCGGGACAACGGGCAGTATTACCGGGCGTTGCAGGTGCTGAAGCGAGCGGTGCCCTCGTACTTCGCCATGGACTTGGAGGCCTTGCCGCGGCCGTACTGGGAAGACCTGTTCCCGCGCCCGTGGTGGACCGACGTGAAGAAATACTCCTCGAACAATGGACTCGACCCGTTCCTGGTGGCCTCGCTGATCCGGCAAGAATCGGAATTCAACCCGGAAGCGATCTCGCACGCCAACGCCTGGGGCCTGATGCAGGTATTGCCGAGCACGGGAAAGAAACTGGCGCATTCGATGAAGGTGCACTACTCGAACGAGCAACTGCTCACGCCCAATTACAACCTGCAACTTGGCACGCGCTACTTCCGCGAACTGGTGGACCACTTCAACGGCAAAGTGGAGTACGCGTTGGCCGCCTACAACGCCGGCACCGACCGGGTTGATTCCTGGCTTTCGAACGGCAAATACCGCGACGCGCAGGAGTTCGTGGAGTCGATCCCGTTCACCGAAACGCGCGAGTACGTGCAGTCGGTGCTGCGCAACGCCACGGTATACAAGCGCCTGTACGGGACGCCGTAG
- the ileS gene encoding isoleucine--tRNA ligase, whose translation MPQELKATLNLPKTEFSMKANLPQNEPRMLARWEQMKIYDLIRQARQGAPVYLLHDGPPYANGPIHLGTALNKTVKDFIVKSKTMAGFDSAYIPGWDCHGLPIEIKVDEALGRKKLEMDPLQVRQACRQYAEKFLDLQRQQFKRIGTFGRWDQPYSTMTPQYEAVVIETLFKFIEQNAVYKGLRPVYWCIHDKTALAEAEVEYKNHVSPSIWVKYRMTSDPAKLDHALAGKPVSTIIWTTTPWTLPASMAVAFHPDEEYVALASGGELYIVADKLAQVTAEKCDLQRNVVARFPGRKLEHTTYAHPFLDRQILGVNAEYVHMEEGTGAVHTAPSHGADDFYTGQKYNLDQTCNVDESGRLRHGLPEYDGKTVFQANDSIVELLKARGVLLHVEKIEHSYPHCWRCHHPVIFRATEQWFISMEAKLGGGTLRSRALDEIKKVRWDPAWGEERISNMIATRPDWCISRQRVWGVPIAIMFCDGCDEFLRSPEVERAIVDLFRRDGADAWYSVKPEQIVPPGTKCGKCGDSRFRKETDIVDVWFESGCSYLAVQSSEPDLPWPSDMYIEGGDQYRGWFHSSLLCSIGARNSAPYRIVGTIGWTLDMQGRAMHKSLGNDVDPVDIANRMGAEIVRLWVASVDFRDDVRSDESLMQRIAETYRKIRNTFRYIVSNLYDFDPQRDAVPYAEMEFLDRVALAQTAQVSQRVLAWYEAFLFHRVYQDVNEFCVDALSKTYFDIVKDRLYTFAPDSHARRSAQTAIWRIGEALVRLLAPIMSFTADEIWTFLPKVANRQSSVHLEVFTQPESIPGEGFSLTGKATQALLAEWQELSQVRDEVLKALESARNEKLIGSALEAEVRLGVPESLYPLVQRHQNELRYLFIVSSVQLAAAPSGNGSGGGITVEIRKAPGQKCERCWNYSTQVGDDAKYPTVCERCSAALKEIETGAHGR comes from the coding sequence TTGCCGCAAGAACTGAAAGCCACGCTGAACTTGCCGAAAACCGAGTTTTCGATGAAGGCCAACCTGCCCCAGAACGAGCCCAGGATGCTCGCCCGCTGGGAGCAGATGAAAATCTACGACCTCATCCGACAGGCACGCCAGGGCGCCCCGGTCTACCTGCTTCATGACGGGCCTCCGTACGCCAACGGGCCCATTCACCTGGGGACGGCGCTGAACAAAACCGTGAAGGACTTCATCGTCAAATCGAAGACGATGGCGGGCTTTGATTCGGCTTACATACCTGGATGGGACTGCCACGGCCTGCCGATCGAAATCAAGGTCGATGAGGCGCTCGGACGCAAGAAGCTGGAGATGGACCCGCTCCAGGTCCGGCAGGCGTGTCGCCAGTACGCGGAAAAATTCCTCGACCTGCAGCGCCAGCAGTTCAAGCGCATCGGTACTTTCGGCCGCTGGGACCAGCCCTACTCCACCATGACCCCGCAGTACGAGGCGGTGGTCATCGAAACCCTGTTCAAGTTCATCGAGCAGAACGCGGTCTACAAGGGCCTGCGCCCCGTGTATTGGTGCATTCACGACAAGACCGCCCTCGCCGAGGCCGAGGTCGAATACAAGAACCACGTCAGCCCCTCCATCTGGGTGAAGTACCGGATGACCAGCGATCCCGCAAAGCTCGATCACGCGCTCGCCGGCAAGCCGGTTTCGACCATCATCTGGACCACCACCCCGTGGACGCTGCCCGCTTCCATGGCTGTCGCTTTTCACCCCGATGAGGAATATGTTGCGCTCGCCTCGGGCGGCGAGCTGTACATCGTCGCCGACAAGCTGGCGCAAGTGACCGCGGAAAAATGCGACTTGCAGCGCAACGTGGTCGCGCGCTTTCCCGGGCGCAAGTTGGAGCACACCACCTACGCGCACCCCTTCCTTGATCGCCAGATCCTGGGGGTGAACGCCGAATACGTGCACATGGAAGAAGGCACGGGAGCGGTGCATACTGCGCCCTCGCATGGCGCCGACGATTTTTATACCGGGCAGAAGTACAACCTCGACCAAACCTGCAACGTGGACGAATCCGGCCGTCTTCGCCACGGCTTGCCCGAATATGACGGCAAGACGGTCTTCCAGGCGAACGATTCTATCGTCGAGTTGCTCAAGGCGCGCGGCGTGCTGCTTCACGTCGAGAAAATCGAGCACTCCTATCCGCACTGCTGGCGTTGTCATCACCCGGTAATTTTTCGCGCCACCGAACAGTGGTTCATTTCCATGGAAGCGAAGCTCGGTGGCGGCACGCTGCGCAGCCGCGCCCTCGATGAGATCAAGAAAGTGCGCTGGGACCCGGCCTGGGGCGAAGAGCGGATCTCCAACATGATCGCCACCCGGCCGGACTGGTGCATTTCGCGGCAGCGCGTCTGGGGCGTGCCCATCGCCATCATGTTCTGCGACGGTTGTGACGAGTTTCTGCGCTCGCCCGAAGTGGAGCGCGCCATCGTAGACCTGTTCCGCCGCGACGGCGCCGATGCCTGGTACAGCGTGAAACCGGAGCAGATCGTTCCCCCCGGCACCAAGTGCGGCAAGTGTGGCGACTCGCGGTTCCGCAAGGAAACCGACATCGTCGATGTCTGGTTCGAATCCGGCTGCAGCTACCTGGCGGTCCAATCGAGCGAGCCCGATTTGCCCTGGCCCTCGGACATGTACATCGAAGGCGGCGACCAGTACCGCGGGTGGTTTCACTCTTCCCTGCTTTGCTCCATTGGCGCGCGCAATTCCGCGCCCTACCGGATCGTGGGCACCATCGGGTGGACGCTCGACATGCAGGGCCGCGCCATGCACAAATCCCTCGGCAACGATGTCGATCCCGTCGACATTGCCAATCGCATGGGGGCGGAAATCGTGCGTCTGTGGGTGGCATCGGTGGATTTTCGCGACGACGTGCGCTCCGACGAATCCCTCATGCAGCGCATCGCCGAAACTTATCGCAAGATTCGCAACACCTTCCGCTACATCGTGAGCAATCTCTACGATTTCGATCCCCAGCGCGACGCCGTCCCCTACGCGGAAATGGAGTTCCTCGACCGGGTGGCGCTGGCGCAGACGGCGCAGGTTTCGCAGCGGGTCCTGGCATGGTACGAGGCCTTCCTCTTTCATCGCGTCTACCAGGACGTGAATGAATTCTGCGTAGATGCGCTCAGCAAAACGTACTTCGACATCGTCAAGGATCGCCTCTACACCTTTGCTCCAGACTCGCATGCGCGGCGCTCGGCACAAACTGCCATCTGGCGCATCGGCGAGGCGCTGGTGCGGTTGCTGGCGCCGATCATGAGCTTTACCGCCGATGAAATCTGGACCTTCCTGCCTAAAGTCGCCAATCGCCAGTCGAGCGTCCACCTGGAAGTATTCACTCAGCCCGAGAGTATCCCCGGGGAGGGCTTCTCCTTGACCGGCAAGGCCACGCAGGCGCTGCTGGCGGAGTGGCAGGAGCTGTCACAGGTCCGCGACGAGGTGCTGAAGGCGCTGGAGAGCGCCCGCAATGAAAAGTTGATTGGATCGGCCCTGGAGGCTGAAGTTCGACTGGGCGTCCCGGAATCGTTGTACCCGCTTGTGCAGCGCCACCAGAACGAATTGCGCTACTTGTTCATCGTCTCCAGCGTCCAATTAGCAGCAGCTCCTTCGGGTAACGGCAGCGGCGGCGGAATTACCGTTGAAATCCGCAAGGCTCCCGGCCAAAAATGTGAACGCTGCTGGAATTACTCCACCCAGGTGGGAGATGATGCCAAGTATCCGACCGTGTGCGAGCGCTGCAGCGCGGCCTTGAAGGAGATCGAGACCGGAGCCCATGGACGATAA
- a CDS encoding glycosyltransferase family 39 protein, with protein sequence MPITSAPASLTTESAAVVGRGAIIFALLLLALLLTHFPLLPLPYFWDEAGYYIPAARDLYLTGALIPHTTLTNAHPPLVMAYLAAAWKVFGYSPAVTRGAMLLVAAFTLLAVDRLARRVSNPAVALASVINTALFPVFFSQSAMAHLDMAAACLLLWGLYFDLAERRPPAIALFALACLAKETAILVPLSLFAWELICVVIGKRQSASLIAGFPDRPIARSLSLMLATVPLCAWFAFHFAHTGHVFGNPEFFRYNLGSTLNPVRFLAAFALRLWHLLGYMNMVLLTLAAALAMFLEPRSDGDASRRQAIAPPVQAVFYLLILVHLVALAILGGAVLARYLLPVYPLVVILCISTLRRRVPWWPAFVAIICGGFLLALVTNPPYRFAPEDNLAWSDYVRLHQAADAFAAQRFPAGRVLTAWPASDELTRPWLGYVPQPVAIVRIDDFSTPQVLAASDARTHFRGALVFSTKYEPRNLLRIPGWERLQERFFGYHRDLPPELVARILGARIVFQQQRRQQWVAVLEIDSIQNVRLRREIAAADTR encoded by the coding sequence GTGCCGATCACTTCCGCGCCTGCGTCGCTGACCACGGAATCGGCGGCCGTGGTTGGCCGCGGCGCCATAATTTTCGCGCTGCTTCTGCTCGCGCTCCTGCTCACCCACTTCCCTCTTCTGCCATTGCCTTATTTCTGGGATGAGGCGGGCTACTACATACCCGCGGCTCGCGATCTCTACCTGACCGGCGCCCTGATCCCGCACACCACCCTCACCAACGCGCATCCGCCGCTGGTGATGGCCTACCTGGCGGCAGCGTGGAAGGTGTTCGGCTATTCGCCCGCCGTCACCCGCGGTGCCATGCTGCTGGTAGCAGCGTTCACCCTGCTGGCCGTGGATCGCCTCGCCCGGCGCGTCTCCAACCCGGCAGTCGCGCTTGCCTCCGTCATCAACACCGCGCTGTTCCCGGTCTTCTTTTCGCAAAGCGCCATGGCGCACCTGGACATGGCCGCGGCCTGCCTCCTCCTTTGGGGCCTTTATTTCGACCTCGCGGAACGGCGACCCCCCGCGATCGCGCTGTTTGCGCTGGCCTGCCTGGCAAAGGAAACCGCGATACTGGTGCCGCTGTCGCTGTTTGCATGGGAGTTGATTTGCGTCGTAATCGGCAAACGACAATCAGCGAGTCTGATCGCCGGATTCCCAGATCGCCCGATCGCCCGATCTCTTTCGCTTATGCTTGCGACCGTTCCGCTCTGCGCCTGGTTCGCCTTTCACTTCGCCCATACCGGGCATGTGTTCGGCAATCCGGAATTCTTTCGCTACAATCTCGGCTCGACTCTGAACCCGGTGCGCTTCCTGGCCGCATTCGCCCTGCGCCTCTGGCACCTTCTTGGCTACATGAACATGGTCCTGCTCACGCTGGCCGCGGCGCTGGCCATGTTTCTCGAGCCCCGCTCGGATGGTGACGCATCCCGGCGCCAGGCGATTGCACCGCCCGTGCAGGCTGTCTTTTACCTTCTGATCTTGGTTCATCTTGTCGCGCTTGCCATTCTCGGAGGCGCCGTCCTCGCGCGTTACCTCCTCCCTGTCTACCCGCTTGTGGTGATCCTCTGTATTTCCACGCTGCGACGCCGCGTTCCGTGGTGGCCAGCCTTTGTCGCGATCATCTGTGGCGGTTTCCTCCTGGCGCTGGTCACGAATCCTCCTTATCGCTTCGCGCCCGAGGACAATCTCGCCTGGTCCGATTACGTTCGCTTGCACCAGGCGGCGGACGCATTTGCTGCCCAGCGTTTCCCTGCGGGACGTGTCTTGACCGCTTGGCCGGCGTCCGACGAGCTTACCCGCCCCTGGCTCGGTTACGTTCCTCAACCCGTGGCCATCGTGCGCATTGATGATTTCTCCACCCCGCAGGTCCTGGCCGCCTCCGACGCTCGCACCCATTTCCGCGGCGCACTGGTCTTCTCCACCAAGTACGAGCCGCGCAACCTGCTCCGTATTCCTGGGTGGGAGCGCTTGCAAGAGCGCTTCTTCGGCTACCATCGCGATCTGCCTCCAGAACTGGTTGCGCGCATCCTGGGCGCCCGCATCGTCTTCCAGCAACAGCGCCGGCAGCAGTGGGTGGCAGTGCTGGAAATAGACTCGATCCAGAATGTCCGCCTGAGGCGCGAAATTGCTGCCGCGGATACACGCTAA
- a CDS encoding energy transducer TonB translates to MAHQLLTPSPTQVRPSIPELNLLLPQDFELSLWQSLRRQIHDWRHPQKLPPLHLTSKPVPVREIWGSYNYKKRGAVGSTIVHMLAIGGIIAVSLAGARVVKQVQKQEQITLIAPDISQYMPLSSKKNDTIGGGGGGGDRDKLQAPKGRLPKFAMEQFTPPAMVIRNDHPKLPMEPTVVVPPQVKIAQAALPNFGDPKSVIPSGPPSNGTGSGGGIGSGSGGGVGSGEGPGVGPGRGGGIGGGIFKVGGGVSAPRALSTPDPEYSEEARKAKYQGTVVLWLIVDQSGHPQQVKVARSLGMGLDQKAIEAVRQWKFEPAMKDGRPVAVQINVEVNFRLY, encoded by the coding sequence ATGGCACATCAGCTATTGACTCCATCTCCAACGCAGGTCCGGCCGTCCATACCCGAATTGAACCTGCTGCTTCCCCAAGATTTCGAGCTGTCGCTTTGGCAATCGTTACGGCGGCAGATCCACGATTGGCGTCATCCGCAAAAGCTTCCGCCCCTGCACCTGACCTCGAAACCGGTCCCGGTGCGGGAAATCTGGGGCTCATACAACTACAAGAAGCGCGGCGCAGTGGGATCCACCATCGTGCATATGCTGGCGATTGGCGGCATCATCGCGGTGTCGCTGGCGGGCGCCAGGGTAGTCAAGCAGGTTCAGAAGCAAGAGCAGATCACGCTGATCGCCCCCGACATTTCGCAGTACATGCCGCTCTCGTCGAAGAAGAATGACACCATCGGCGGCGGCGGTGGCGGCGGCGATCGCGACAAACTGCAAGCGCCGAAGGGACGTCTGCCCAAGTTTGCCATGGAGCAGTTCACGCCTCCGGCGATGGTGATCCGCAACGACCACCCGAAGCTGCCGATGGAGCCCACCGTGGTTGTGCCTCCGCAGGTGAAGATCGCACAAGCCGCGCTGCCCAATTTCGGCGATCCGAAGTCGGTGATCCCGTCCGGCCCGCCCTCTAACGGCACCGGTTCCGGCGGCGGCATTGGCTCCGGCTCCGGCGGCGGCGTGGGTTCCGGTGAAGGACCCGGCGTCGGCCCTGGCCGCGGCGGCGGCATTGGAGGCGGCATATTCAAGGTCGGCGGCGGCGTATCCGCTCCGCGCGCTCTCTCCACTCCCGATCCCGAGTATTCGGAAGAAGCCCGCAAGGCCAAGTACCAGGGCACGGTAGTGCTCTGGCTGATCGTGGACCAGAGCGGTCACCCGCAGCAGGTGAAGGTGGCGCGCTCGCTCGGCATGGGCCTGGATCAGAAGGCTATCGAGGCGGTCCGGCAATGGAAGTTCGAGCCGGCGATGAAGGACGGCCGCCCGGTCGCGGTCCAGATCAACGTCGAGGTCAATTTCAGGCTGTACTAG
- the lspA gene encoding signal peptidase II translates to MDDKTSTGTHAMRKYHFLIAILVVVLDRGTKWLVAGKIALHDSIPVLPGFFRLTHVQNPGAAFGLFAESSSEWKVAILILFSIVALAVVSALLWKNSHSMTVTGVGLSLILGGALGNLWDRLLNGRVVDFFDFYLGSYHWPAFNIADSAIVVGALLLVAEILFAKTPAEQKAVR, encoded by the coding sequence ATGGACGATAAGACGAGCACGGGAACCCACGCGATGCGCAAGTACCACTTCCTGATCGCCATCCTGGTGGTGGTGCTGGATCGCGGCACCAAGTGGTTGGTCGCCGGCAAAATCGCGCTGCACGACAGTATTCCCGTCCTGCCCGGCTTCTTCCGCCTTACTCACGTTCAGAATCCGGGCGCCGCCTTTGGCCTGTTTGCCGAATCGTCCTCGGAGTGGAAGGTCGCCATCCTCATCCTGTTTTCGATTGTCGCCTTGGCGGTGGTGTCGGCGTTGCTTTGGAAGAACAGCCACAGCATGACCGTGACCGGCGTAGGGTTGTCGCTGATTCTTGGCGGAGCTCTCGGGAATCTCTGGGACCGCCTGCTCAACGGGCGGGTAGTGGACTTTTTCGACTTCTACCTCGGCAGCTACCACTGGCCCGCCTTCAATATCGCCGACAGCGCCATCGTGGTCGGGGCGCTGCTGCTGGTCGCCGAGATCCTCTTCGCCAAAACCCCCGCCGAACAGAAAGCTGTTCGCTGA
- a CDS encoding sigma-70 family RNA polymerase sigma factor, whose translation MGAIQKVDEPISDELKLVRAAKAGDISAFEQLVHRYDRNVFRIAQHITQNREDAEDVVQDAFLKSYENLKNFQEQSKFYTWLVRIAVNEALMRLRRRRPERMLSLDEDVKTDEDSMPREVADWSPNPEQLYTQSELHDILTKTIQGLPSSFRTVFVLRDVEGLSTEETAEALDLSIPAVKSRLLRARLQLRERLNKYFKKRKSGDGKK comes from the coding sequence ATGGGAGCCATCCAAAAAGTAGATGAACCGATCAGCGATGAGTTGAAACTGGTTCGTGCTGCGAAGGCGGGTGACATCAGCGCCTTCGAGCAACTGGTCCATCGCTACGATCGGAACGTCTTCCGCATCGCGCAGCACATCACGCAGAATCGCGAGGATGCCGAAGACGTGGTTCAGGACGCGTTCCTGAAATCGTACGAGAACCTGAAGAACTTTCAGGAGCAGTCAAAGTTTTACACCTGGCTGGTGCGGATCGCGGTTAACGAGGCGCTGATGCGCTTGCGTCGCCGCCGTCCAGAACGCATGTTGTCCCTCGACGAAGACGTTAAAACCGACGAGGACAGCATGCCGCGGGAGGTCGCGGATTGGAGTCCCAATCCCGAGCAGCTGTACACGCAGTCCGAGCTGCACGACATCCTCACCAAGACGATCCAGGGTTTGCCTTCCAGTTTCCGCACGGTTTTCGTGCTGCGCGACGTGGAAGGTCTTTCAACCGAGGAGACGGCCGAAGCCCTCGATTTGAGCATTCCGGCGGTGAAATCCCGCTTGCTACGGGCTCGCCTGCAGTTGCGCGAGAGGCTGAATAAGTACTTTAAAAAGCGTAAGAGCGGAGACGGCAAAAAGTGA